Sequence from the Terriglobia bacterium genome:
CGGCGGGAAAGCTTCCATCAGGATGGCTTGCGAGAGCGGTTGCAGGCCTCCGCCGGTTGCGCCCTGGAAAACGCGGAAAATGATCAGCAGCGGTAGGTTCGGCGCGATGCCGCATAGAAAAGAGAAAACCGTGAATCCGCCAACCGATACCAGAAGAATATTGCGGCGGCCAAAATAATTACCGAGCCATCCCGTAAGCGGCAGCACAATCGCGTTGGCGACCAGATAAGAAGTCAGGACCCAGGTTGCCTCTTCCGGAGTCACGGAAAGGCTGCCGGCAATATGCTGCAGCGACACGTTCACCACCGTGGTGTCCAGCACCTCCATAAAGGTGCCAAGCATCACTGAAATAGCGATGATCCACGGATTGATTGCCGGCTTAGATTCCATGATTTGTGTCGCTTTCGCTCCAGACCGCTGTTACAGCTTTTGTTTGCGATTTGCTCCTGTTTCCTTGTTGCAAGCCGATTGGGGCAGCAGTTATGTACGGTGCCCTAAGTACCAAATACCAAATACTAATTGCCAATTGCTCTTTGCTATTTCGTGTACACCACCGGCTCTACTGACATGCCCGGACGCAATTGATGATTCGGGTCCTGGCCTTTATCAAAGCGGATGCGTACCGGAATGCGCTGCACCACTTTCACGTAATTGCCCGTCGCATTTTCCGGCGGCAACAGGCTAAAGCGCGCCCCTGTTGCGCCACCGATTGATTCAACGGTGCCACTAAATTCTTTTCCGTAAGCATCAACCTTGATCTTGGCTGGCTGTCCCACTTTCATGTCGCGCAGTTGCGTCTCTTTAAAGTTGGCTGTGGTCCAGATGTCATCCAGGTTCACGATTGAAAACAGCGGCTGGCCGGCTTGCACCGTTTGTCCCGGCTCAACGCTGCGCTTGCTCAGCACGCCGGTTACCGGCGCGACGATTTTTGTGTACTGCAGATTCAGTTCCGCTTGTGCCAGCGCAGAGACAGCTCGTTGCACTTCCGCCGATGCCGCTCCCGCTCGCGCCCGCGTGACTTTCAGTTGCTCCGGCACCGTCCGCGCCGCTTCAGCTTGCGCTTGCGATTGGGCTGCCCGGCTTTCCGCGCTTGAAATGGCGGAAGTCGCAGCTTCAACCTGTGCTTTGGCTGAATCGTTCGCCGCCACGGCGGCGTCATATTGTTGGTGTGAAATTTCGTCCTTCGCGATGAGCTGCTCCATGCGCTTCAGATCGGCGGACGTCTTCGCATACATTGCCTGCGCATCATTCAGCTTGGCGCGTGCCGATTCAATATCCCGTTGCGCGCCTTTCACGGCTGCGTCGGCGGCAAGCAACTGGCTGGAGCTGGTGGTTTGCGTGAGTGGCACGCCCACGTTGGCGGCAACCGCATTGGCCTGCGCGTTCGCCAGGTCAGCGCGCGCGCGGTCCACGGCAACCTGGTAATCCTTGGGATCAAGTTCCACCAGCAGCGTTCCGGCCTGGACAACTTCGTTATCGTCATGCAGCACGTTCAGCACCGTGCCGGTAACGCGCGGGCTGATGGGATTAATGTGTCCGTCAATCTGCGCGTCGTCCGTCGATTCACGCACGGAGTAATAACGCCAGATGAAAAATCCGCCAATGAGAAGAAGAACGACCACTGCGGCAATAATCCACTTCGCCCGCGGATTCGCGCGGAAGAATCCCACGGCGCGCGTGTCGCTGATCGAGCGGCGCTCTTTCCCGGAGCGCCGGTCGTCATTATTCTCCGGCACATCCACTTCCCTGCGGACAGGCTCCTTCACAACTTCTTCTTCCTCGTATGGCGCTATCTTAATCGGGTCAGCCACTTTATTTTCCTCCCAGGAATGCACGCGTCCGCTGCTCCGCCTCGCCCAGGGCGCGCACCAGCGAGAGCTTGGCTACATTGTTCTGATACAGGGCTTGAATATGGTTTTCATTCGCACCGGCAACCGCTTCCTGTGCCTGCACTACTTCAAGGCTTCCGGAAACACCGGCTTTGTAGCGGTCCTGCGCTTCTTTCAACTGCTCGGCTGCAAGATCAATCTGCTGATTGGTTACCGCGACTTGGTCCTCAGATGTCTTCACGTCCAGCAATGCCGAGCGGATTTCATATTCCACTCGCGCACGCAGGTTTTCCAGTTGCAGGCGCTCTTGCCGCAGCAAAGTCGCCGCCTGGTTAACGTCGGCCTTTACTTTGCCGCCTTGAAAAATTGGAATGCGCAAACCGGCGGAAATCGCAAATGTGTTCTCCGCGCTTCCCGGCGCTATACCAACAAAGCCTGTCTGGCCATTCAGTTCAACGGTCGGCAGCGCCTCGCCTTTGGCGGCTTTCACCGCCAGCTCAGCCGATCGCACGCGCGACTCCGCCGCCCGAAATTCCGGACGCACCTGGTAAGCATGCGCCAGCGCTTCATCCAGATTCATCGCAGCCAGCGGAGCGTAAGGCACCGTATCCGTCAGTTGAAATTGTTGTGCCACCGGTATTCCAATGGTTCGCGCCAGAGACATCTTTTGCTGTTCAAATTGGTTCTGCGCCACCAGCACACGCTGTTGCTGCGTCTGCATCTGCACCTGTGATCGCAACACATCAATGCCTGCCGCAACACCGGCGCTCTTCAGGTCCTTGGTCTGCTGGAAGATCGTCTCCGCCGTGTTGAGCTGGGCTTTGGCCGTGTCGAGCCGGGCAGCGCTCGCCACTGTGAGCAGATATTGGTTGCCCACGAGCAGCACCACCAGTTCGCGCGCATCCTGCACCGTGAACTTTGCCGCCCGCTCGTTTTCAGAAGCCGCGCGGACTCTGTTCATGGCGTTGAAGTCCAGTAGCGTTTCATTCATGGTGGCATGGGCATCGAAAAGTCCAAACGGGCCAATCACGGGCGACTTCAATCCCGCCGGCAGTGGAATGCCGAATGCCGCCAGGTTGATCTGGTTCAATGACTCGCTCACGTCGCCGGAAACATTCGGCAGCAACGCGCTAAGCTGGCGGCGGTATTGCGCTCGCGCCAGTTCCGTCTGCTGCTGGGAAAGCAGAAGACCAAGATTGTGCTTGAGCCCGCGATCAATTGCGTCCAGCAGCCCCAATTGAATGGTTCCGGGAACCAGTTTGTCCACCGTGCCGCTGCCGCTGAACTGCTCCAGAGCGGGCGTCTGCGCGGTATTCACCACAGGCGTCTGGCGGTCTTGAGACGGTGCCGGCGTCGCTCCGCCCGGAAGCTGGGCAGCACAAGAAAGTGCAGTTAGAAATGTAAATAAAATTACCAGGACACGTTGCATCCGCATGTTTACCTGCTTGAGGTATCGGATTTTAGATGCGGTCGTGCGGGACGGGATGCGCGTCTCCCGCCAGTGCACAGATTGACGTACCAAGCTGTCGCCCAAAAGAATGAGCACCCCCAACCGAATTAATTAACCATTTAGTTAGATTATCAGGCTGCTGTTGGGGATGCAAATTTCCTTAGGTCATTGCACCGATAGCCAGCCGCAACTCACAAAGAAAATGGCGCCGGGAGAAACCGACGCCATCGGTAAGAAAACAAACTCCGTTTACTGCGGGCAAGGCAACGCGGAATGCGGCAGGACGGTTTCATCCGGGAAACTGAATGCGCCATCGATGGCGCTGGAGGTGGTTCCCATCTCAAACCATTGCAGCAACGGAATGTTCTGCGGGTGATAGGTGAACGTGAAATCTTTCTCCTTTACGGTTATAGGAATGGTTGCATTGGCCAAAACCTCAATCGGATCGCCTTCTTCAAGATTCGCCTGACAGACTTTCGCAGTTGCCGGCACGCCGGGGAACTGCCAGTTCGGCGCTGGGTTGCTGACGAATGGGTTCCCGAATGATTCCGCCAGCTCATGGCTCAGCGCGGTCACGTCCTCGAATCCGGCGCCGAAAAGTCCGGGCGAGATCCAGCTTGCATACTGGGTAATCCAGCGGTCTTGCGGGAATCCTCCATCCCGGAAGAAGGTGTGGAAGCCGAGAACGCAACACCCGCCTGGGGTGTTGGGATTGTTGACGTTCAGATTGAACAGGAACGTGTTCGGGAACAAAGTCATGTTCATGCCGTTGGTGGTGAAATTGCCCAGATTGATTTCGCTCACCACTTCGTTGTCAAAGAAAAAATTGAAGAGTGGGCTCAGCATGAGCACAAAGGTGCTGCCGTCGGCGGCGGTACCGGTGAAATACGAGCGAGCCTGAATAATCGTGCCGTCGCTTAGTTGAACATTCACGAAGAATGGAACCGTAATGGTCACCCGATCCAAGACCTTTGGGATGAGCAGCGTGTGCCAGTTGTTTTTCATCACGTTAAAAAACTGGGCGCGATGAACGGCGTCACCAAACTCGATGTTGCGTCCTGACCGATAGTCGAGCGGTTCGAAGTTGGGAGATTCCAGCGTCACCTTTTCAAACGGGGCGAACGGGACCACCTTGAAAACGGAGCCGTCGGCATTAAGCAGTTGCAGGTCGGTCTCGGCGATGTTGGCCGGATACACAGTCGTGCCGCCGAGTTTGGGATCGTTGCCCACCATGGTGAACCGGAAGTCGCGGCCTGCGGTGGGACCTGCCTGGGCAACAAACGCACCGTCAAAGGTGGCGATCGTGTTCAGACCGTCAATGGTTGGCAGGTTAGGGCGTCTATCAGGTGCGGCGAAGTGATCGTCATTGCCGCCGCCGATCGGCACTGATTTGTTGCTCAGGCCGGCGTTTCCACTCAAACCGCTGACGACTGCGCCTGTATTGGCGTCTAGAACTACGTTGGATCCGATGCTCAGCATCCCTGGGTAACCTGCACTTACGTCGACCGGTCCAATATCGCTGCTAAGCCCCGCCTGGCCATTGGCAATGGCAGCGCGCGCGATTGCGTTATCAGCTGACTGCGCATAACCAGCCGCAGTGAAGGCGATCATGAAGGCTAAAAACAGAAAAAGGATGCTAATGCGGTGAGAGGGTCTCATTTTTTCACTTCTCCTAGAGGGGGAATTCAGAGTTGCAGAAGCGCTTGAAACAATACGCCTACTCTGGCCAGCTCTGCAATCCCAAGCTTCTGAAATAATCAAATTTTTACAGAGAAATTACTTCATGCATTTCGTCCCACATCACTAAGCTAATAGGTTGCGATAGTAAGCTTCCTTGCCGGTTCGCTTTTCGTATCCCAATAAAAAAATGGCACCGGTTTCCCGGTGCCATTGAAGAAGAAGAATGGTTTCTAGTGGCAAAGAGTTGCAGGTGCAGTCAATGCTGTGAGGTCAGGGTAGCTATAAGCACCGTGAAGAGCATCGGAAGGTACAGTCTCTGCAAACCATTGCAATAAAGCCTCAGTCTGCGGATGGTAGGTGGTTTCCACGCCCTTGTTTTTCAAGGTTACTGGGAAGGTAGCATTCGCCAGTACTTCTACTGGGTCGCCGGTTTCCAGGTTACCTTGGCAAGCGCCAGGCTCGCCCGGGAACTGCCAACGGGGTGTGATGTTGTTGACGAAAGGATCATCAAAGGTTTCAGCAATCTCGTGGCTGATGGCGGTCACATCGTTAAATCCGCCGCCGAAAATTCCGGGAGAAATCCAGCTTGCGAACTGCGTGGTCCAGCGGTGTTCCGGTACTGCACCATCAGTGAAATAAGTGTGGAAACCCAGCACACAGCAGCTTCCGCGCTGCTGGGGATTGTTGGGATTAAACGAGTACAGGAAAGTGTTGGGCAACAGCGGAAGATTGAATGCGTCAGTGGTAAAGTTACCGGCGTCAATCTCATTGTTCATGATGATGCCAAGCTGCTGGTTGAAGAACAGGTTCAGCATCAGCACAAAGCGGTTGCCATCAGCGGCGATGCCGGAAACGTAATTGATCGCCTGGACATTCTGTCCACGGAAGCGAACGGTCACGAATTTCGGCACCGTAATGGTAATGTTGTCAACGACTGTCGGGGCCAGCTCGGTGTGCCAGTTGGGGTCCATGGAGCTGGCAAACTCGGCGCGCTGAACTGCATCGGAAAACTGCGTCGGTTCGCCCGGGATTCCCGCGGTGCCGTCGTGCTCATATTTGAATTTCTGGAAGTTGGGAGAATTCAGCGCAGGCTGCACAAATCGAGTCGCATCCACGGTATCGAAAACCGTGCCGTCCGCATTCAGCAACTGCAGGGACACAGACACAATCTTGGTGGGAATGGTGGTGATATGCCCAAGGGACGGATCATTGCCAACCATGGTGTAAGGGAATGTCACGCCGTTGACGGTGAATGACCGGGTAAAGTTCGGTACTGAGATAACGTTGGCGACGCCGCCAGGATTGCCGGCAATTGCGTTGGGACCATTCGTGGAATCGTCGGCCACCAGTTCCGATGGCACGCTGTGAATCAACTGCGGTGTGATTGCCTGGGCTGCTCCGCTAGCGGATGAATCCGGATTGGTGCCTACCTGGGCTTGGGCTGCATCTGTAAGGTTTTGGGCAAACGAGCTTCCTACCATGCCGAGCGCGAGCAGCGCGCTCAGACAAATCGATTTCCTGACCATATCTTGTGTATCTCCTGAAGTGAGGGTTGGGCAAAAGCAAAAACAAACGTTGACAGCTTATTCCGCGCGTTGATCGCTTCATTCCGGAAGTGGGAGACATACGAGCAACTCGCGAGGGTGTACTCAAGATATCCTGTAAGGCATTCCCCTGTAAATAGCCAAATCCGCCAAACATACGATTTTTATTGGCTTTTCTCGACTGCTCGCTTAACCGTCCATTGCTTAACACTCCTTTACTCGTCACTCTCGCCTTCAGCCATCAACTTGATTTCGGCAACGCATGATGGGGCTGAAGATGAGCTAATCAGGCATTTCCAAATAAGTTATAGCTTTTCCGTCGCAATGCATCTAATGGGGAGATGCCGGACGATCCTTCTCAAACCGCTGCCAGCAGCCTTAATTCCAAATGGCCTGAATCCCTGCGGGCCCTCCGCCATCGCAACTATCAATTATTTTTTGCCGGCCAGCTCATATCCTTAATAGGCACATGGATGGACCAGGTCGCCGAGGCATGGCTGGTCTATCGCCTGACCGGCTCGGCCCTGCTGCTGGGTACCGTTGCCTTCGCCTCGCAGATCCCGGTCTTCCTTCTGGCCCCTATAGGCGGCGCACTGGCCGACCGCGTTGACCGCCGCAAGATCCTGGTCTGTACCCAATCCTCCATGATGCTGCTCACCTTCATGCTGGCTTGGCTTACGCTTTCCCATCGCGTGCATATCTGGCAGGTCGTCACCCTTGCAGCTCTTACCGGCGTGGTCAATGCCGTCGATCTGCCGGCCCGCCAGGCTTTTGTAGTAGACATGGTCTCGCGCGCCGATCTGGTGAATGCCATAGCCCTTAATTCATCCATGTTTAATGGCGCGCGCGTAGTCGGACCAGCTCTCGCAGGAATCGTAGTTGCCGCCATCGGTGAAGGCTGGTGCTTCTTCGCCAATGGCGTTAGTTTTCTGGCCGTCATCGCCGGCCTGGCGATGATGACAATCGACCGTCCGCGGATGGCAATTGAAGGATCGCCGCTGGAAAACATTATTGAAGGCTTCAAGTTCGTCGGGCAAAGCGGCCCGGTTCGCGCTCTTATGATGCTGCTGGGACTGGTAAGTTTTACGGCCATGCCTTACGCGGTGCTCATGCCGCTCTTTGCCGATAAGATTCTCCATGGCGGCGCACAGGCCCTGGGTTTGCTCATGGGCTGCTCGGGAGTCGGCGCGCTCTGCGGCGCACTCACCTTGGCCATGAGAAAGAGTCTCAAGGGGCTGAGCCTCTGGGTAGCAGTTTCATGCGCCGGATTTGGCCTTGCCCTCCTGGTGTTTTCCTTTTCGCGGACGCTTTGGCTTTCCGCGGTTCTGCTGGTCCCGGCCGGCTTCTGCATGATGATCCAGATGGCCTCCTCCAATACGCTCATTCAGAGCATGGTGCCCGATCGCCTGCGCGGACGCGTGATGTCCGTCTACGCCATGACTTTTATGGGTATGGCTCCCTTGGGCTCTCTTCTCGCCGGCAGCCTTGCGCACACGCTAGGTGCCCCGATGACCGTAGGACTTGGCGGTGTTGTAGCGATTGTGGGAGCAGGTTTCTTTGGATCAAAGTTGCCGACGCTGCGTCCTGCCGCGCGAGAGATGATTGTCGCCCAGCAGATTGCCGGAGGTGATCCCCCGCAGGAAATGACTGCCCCCGTGTTCAGCAAGAACGGTTAAGCCACGAATGAACTTAATTGCCCATTTACCAATTGCCAAATTTTTTGATTCGTGTTCATTCGCGTGAATTCGCGGCTGAATTACTTGGCCATCTTCTTCAGCAGCACGATCTGGCCCGAGTGATACACCGCGTGCTGCGTCGCGCTCTGGAAAAGCCGGTAGAAGTTGTAAGTCCTGCCCGGGACAGTTGCTTCCAGACGCTCATCACCGAAACTCTTGATGGTTTCCATCAGCCCCAGATGCTCATCGAAAAAGGTAGTAACGGCCTGCTTCCATGCTTGCTCGTTCGTGTCCTTCACCGGAGGCCAGTCCATTTCTTTGGGCATTGTCGACCAGGCCGGGATCGGAGTTCCCTGAATCGCGCCGGAAAAGAATTTGATCCATGCATTCACATGGACAACGATCTCCCAGATTGAATGTGCATTCGGAATGGGACGGGCTTTAGCCTTCTCAGCGGTAACGCCGTTCAGGATTTCGCGTACGGAGTCTCCATACCACGCTTCCCCGTTGATGGTGGAGGCAAGTTGATAAGCGATGCGATTGCATTCAGTATTCA
This genomic interval carries:
- a CDS encoding MFS transporter; the protein is MPDDPSQTAASSLNSKWPESLRALRHRNYQLFFAGQLISLIGTWMDQVAEAWLVYRLTGSALLLGTVAFASQIPVFLLAPIGGALADRVDRRKILVCTQSSMMLLTFMLAWLTLSHRVHIWQVVTLAALTGVVNAVDLPARQAFVVDMVSRADLVNAIALNSSMFNGARVVGPALAGIVVAAIGEGWCFFANGVSFLAVIAGLAMMTIDRPRMAIEGSPLENIIEGFKFVGQSGPVRALMMLLGLVSFTAMPYAVLMPLFADKILHGGAQALGLLMGCSGVGALCGALTLAMRKSLKGLSLWVAVSCAGFGLALLVFSFSRTLWLSAVLLVPAGFCMMIQMASSNTLIQSMVPDRLRGRVMSVYAMTFMGMAPLGSLLAGSLAHTLGAPMTVGLGGVVAIVGAGFFGSKLPTLRPAAREMIVAQQIAGGDPPQEMTAPVFSKNG
- a CDS encoding HlyD family secretion protein, whose product is MADPIKIAPYEEEEVVKEPVRREVDVPENNDDRRSGKERRSISDTRAVGFFRANPRAKWIIAAVVVLLLIGGFFIWRYYSVRESTDDAQIDGHINPISPRVTGTVLNVLHDDNEVVQAGTLLVELDPKDYQVAVDRARADLANAQANAVAANVGVPLTQTTSSSQLLAADAAVKGAQRDIESARAKLNDAQAMYAKTSADLKRMEQLIAKDEISHQQYDAAVAANDSAKAQVEAATSAISSAESRAAQSQAQAEAARTVPEQLKVTRARAGAASAEVQRAVSALAQAELNLQYTKIVAPVTGVLSKRSVEPGQTVQAGQPLFSIVNLDDIWTTANFKETQLRDMKVGQPAKIKVDAYGKEFSGTVESIGGATGARFSLLPPENATGNYVKVVQRIPVRIRFDKGQDPNHQLRPGMSVEPVVYTK
- a CDS encoding DinB family protein; translation: MNTECNRIAYQLASTINGEAWYGDSVREILNGVTAEKAKARPIPNAHSIWEIVVHVNAWIKFFSGAIQGTPIPAWSTMPKEMDWPPVKDTNEQAWKQAVTTFFDEHLGLMETIKSFGDERLEATVPGRTYNFYRLFQSATQHAVYHSGQIVLLKKMAK
- a CDS encoding TolC family protein — encoded protein: MRMQRVLVILFTFLTALSCAAQLPGGATPAPSQDRQTPVVNTAQTPALEQFSGSGTVDKLVPGTIQLGLLDAIDRGLKHNLGLLLSQQQTELARAQYRRQLSALLPNVSGDVSESLNQINLAAFGIPLPAGLKSPVIGPFGLFDAHATMNETLLDFNAMNRVRAASENERAAKFTVQDARELVVLLVGNQYLLTVASAARLDTAKAQLNTAETIFQQTKDLKSAGVAAGIDVLRSQVQMQTQQQRVLVAQNQFEQQKMSLARTIGIPVAQQFQLTDTVPYAPLAAMNLDEALAHAYQVRPEFRAAESRVRSAELAVKAAKGEALPTVELNGQTGFVGIAPGSAENTFAISAGLRIPIFQGGKVKADVNQAATLLRQERLQLENLRARVEYEIRSALLDVKTSEDQVAVTNQQIDLAAEQLKEAQDRYKAGVSGSLEVVQAQEAVAGANENHIQALYQNNVAKLSLVRALGEAEQRTRAFLGGK